The following are from one region of the Stanieria cyanosphaera PCC 7437 genome:
- a CDS encoding chloride channel protein encodes MRNRLDEWFKSRVLARSSIDNRYALIEACLIGILSGLAALLLKQGIGWLGGWRIKTAYEYGAIITLPITGLIFGTLAGWAIEILSPEAAGGGIPQVKAALARYPMPLNLRVALVKAVGTILVLGAGLTLGRRGPTVHIGAALAAQLSSWIPNSPTNRRQMIAAGAAAGLAAGFNTPIAGVLFVVEELMRDVSGLTLETAIVASFTGAVVSRSLGSADLNIPTTMLRSSQQSSFAAQEIPFYIVLGILAGLLGVLFNHGILYGIKLNRQLKIPMPLRMGLAGLISGIIIAFLPTFFRDNAGLREFLISGGLSWQAIAIAFSAHFFLTILAYSCGAPGGLFAPALVLGSALGYLVGMVEVNLIASQSAHTFALAGMGAFFTAVVRVPVTAIVIVFEMTTDFNLVLPLMIVSAVAYIVAESFHRGSIYQHLLSASGIQLQEDAPNYDFLAKLKAVDVMQSQVETLSSSLTVEEAMKAISRSSHRGFPVMEEGALVGIITQSDLATANTKNDSILLKEIMTARPITANPTTSLADVLYLLNRYQLSRLPVTQGSKLIGIITQSDIIKAEVQQLSGDREVTAKPEPSYVAYRTRSPAMGRGRILLPLSNPENASSLLQIAIAIAQYQKYEIDCLQVISVPKYIYPAQAQIDLTTNRTLMTRLEQSGKQHNIPIHTQIRIANDTAEAILEAIAQEQINLLLMGWKGSTSSPDQIFGSVVDTLIKQAPCDLMLVKLGQKPYSFPHKLDRPGLWLIPTAGGANTQKALKILPGLANFAGLVRTPKIKLCQIYSPNQSDLPLQHLSKTAESLRDKINFPVTILPIRAYSVSETIIRLTTTEKYDLIIIGATSEGLLQNAVRGNIPEEIARKVDTTVIIFRNAL; translated from the coding sequence ATGAGGAATCGACTTGATGAGTGGTTTAAATCCAGAGTTTTGGCGCGCAGTTCAATTGATAACCGCTATGCGTTAATTGAAGCTTGTTTAATCGGTATTTTATCAGGATTAGCTGCTCTGTTACTGAAACAGGGGATTGGCTGGTTAGGAGGATGGCGGATCAAAACTGCTTATGAATATGGTGCAATCATTACTTTACCAATAACTGGTTTGATCTTTGGGACACTTGCTGGTTGGGCGATTGAAATTCTGTCACCAGAAGCAGCAGGAGGTGGTATTCCCCAGGTTAAAGCTGCATTAGCGAGATATCCGATGCCTTTGAATTTGAGAGTTGCTTTAGTAAAAGCGGTTGGAACTATTTTGGTTTTGGGTGCTGGTTTAACTTTAGGTCGTCGCGGGCCGACGGTTCATATTGGCGCAGCTTTAGCAGCCCAGTTAAGTAGTTGGATTCCTAATTCACCTACCAATCGCCGTCAGATGATTGCAGCAGGTGCAGCAGCAGGATTAGCAGCAGGTTTTAATACGCCAATTGCAGGGGTTTTATTTGTGGTTGAAGAGTTGATGCGGGATGTTTCGGGTTTGACTTTAGAAACAGCGATCGTCGCTTCTTTTACAGGGGCTGTCGTTTCTCGTAGTTTAGGTTCGGCAGACTTGAATATACCTACAACTATGTTACGTTCTTCTCAACAAAGTAGTTTTGCTGCTCAAGAGATTCCTTTTTATATTGTGTTGGGAATTTTAGCTGGTTTGTTGGGAGTGTTATTTAATCACGGTATTCTCTACGGCATCAAACTTAACCGTCAATTAAAAATACCTATGCCTTTGCGAATGGGATTGGCAGGATTAATTTCTGGGATTATTATTGCTTTTTTACCTACTTTTTTTCGTGATAATGCTGGTTTACGAGAATTTTTAATTTCTGGAGGATTGAGTTGGCAAGCGATCGCGATCGCTTTTTCGGCTCATTTTTTCTTGACGATTCTGGCTTATAGTTGTGGCGCACCTGGGGGATTGTTTGCTCCTGCTTTGGTTTTGGGTTCTGCTTTGGGCTATTTAGTTGGGATGGTAGAGGTTAATTTGATTGCTAGTCAATCTGCTCATACTTTTGCTTTGGCAGGCATGGGTGCATTTTTTACGGCAGTAGTCAGAGTTCCCGTCACAGCAATTGTGATTGTCTTTGAAATGACAACGGATTTTAATCTAGTTTTACCGTTGATGATTGTTTCTGCGGTGGCTTATATTGTCGCCGAAAGTTTTCATCGAGGTTCGATTTATCAACATCTTCTCAGTGCTAGCGGGATTCAACTTCAAGAAGATGCTCCTAATTATGATTTTTTGGCTAAATTAAAAGCGGTTGATGTGATGCAGTCGCAGGTAGAGACTTTATCTAGTAGTTTGACGGTTGAAGAAGCTATGAAGGCTATTTCTCGTTCTTCTCACCGTGGTTTTCCTGTGATGGAAGAAGGTGCTTTGGTAGGAATTATTACTCAGTCGGATTTAGCTACTGCCAACACAAAAAATGATTCAATTCTCTTGAAAGAGATCATGACAGCACGTCCGATTACAGCTAATCCTACTACTTCTTTAGCAGATGTTTTGTATCTGTTAAATCGTTATCAATTATCTCGTCTTCCTGTAACTCAGGGTAGTAAACTGATCGGGATTATTACTCAAAGTGACATTATTAAAGCGGAAGTACAACAACTCAGTGGCGATCGCGAAGTAACTGCTAAACCAGAACCTTCCTATGTTGCTTATCGCACTCGTTCTCCTGCTATGGGAAGGGGGCGCATTTTATTACCTTTATCGAATCCTGAAAATGCCTCCAGTTTGTTACAAATTGCCATAGCGATCGCACAATATCAAAAGTATGAAATTGATTGTCTGCAAGTTATTTCTGTACCTAAATATATTTATCCTGCTCAAGCACAAATAGATTTAACTACGAATCGAACCTTAATGACTCGTTTAGAACAGTCAGGAAAACAGCATAATATTCCTATTCATACTCAAATTCGGATTGCTAACGATACCGCAGAAGCTATTTTAGAAGCGATCGCACAAGAACAAATTAATCTTTTATTAATGGGTTGGAAGGGAAGTACTTCTAGTCCAGATCAGATTTTTGGTAGTGTAGTTGATACTTTAATTAAACAAGCTCCTTGCGATTTGATGCTGGTCAAATTAGGACAAAAACCTTATTCTTTTCCTCATAAATTAGATCGACCAGGTTTATGGTTAATTCCCACTGCCGGTGGAGCAAATACTCAAAAAGCCTTAAAAATCCTACCTGGTTTGGCAAATTTTGCTGGTCTAGTTCGCACACCTAAAATAAAACTGTGTCAAATTTATTCTCCTAATCAATCAGATTTACCGCTTCAGCACTTAAGTAAAACAGCAGAATCTTTGCGAGATAAAATCAATTTCCCTGTAACTATCTTACCAATCCGCGCTTATTCTGTTTCAGAAACGATTATTCGCCTTACAACTACGGAAAAATACGATTTAATTATTATTGGAGCAACTAGCGAAGGATTACTACAAAATGCAGTTCGCGGTAATATTCCAGAAGAAATTGCCAGAAAAGTTGATACTACAGTAATTATCTTCCGCAATGCTTTGTAG
- a CDS encoding ferritin-like domain-containing protein — protein MKELDREKTTTILNEIMEFELAGVVRYTHYSLMVTGPNRIPIVQFFQAQANESLTHAQQVGEILTGLEGHPSLKIAPIEESYEHNLHAILSESLNHEKKALELYKKLLSVVEDASVYLEEFTRSMIGQEELHNIEIRKMLRDFV, from the coding sequence ATGAAAGAACTAGATCGAGAAAAAACAACTACTATTCTCAACGAAATAATGGAATTTGAACTAGCTGGAGTTGTGCGTTACACTCATTATTCCTTGATGGTTACTGGACCGAATCGTATTCCTATTGTGCAATTCTTTCAAGCACAAGCTAATGAATCTTTAACTCATGCTCAACAAGTAGGAGAAATTCTGACTGGTTTAGAAGGGCATCCTAGTCTCAAAATCGCTCCGATTGAAGAAAGCTATGAACACAACCTTCATGCAATTTTATCGGAAAGTCTCAATCATGAAAAAAAAGCTTTGGAACTATATAAGAAGTTACTCAGTGTGGTTGAAGATGCAAGTGTTTATCTTGAAGAGTTTACCCGTAGTATGATTGGACAAGAAGAATTACACAA